In Hoeflea ulvae, one genomic interval encodes:
- a CDS encoding YaiI/YqxD family protein, translating to MTSPDDATPIRLLVDADACPVREECVKVALRHGIKVTFVSNSFFRIETEPLVEREIVPGNFDAADDRIVEHVTRRSVVVTADILLAERCLKAEAAAVMSHTGKAFTHDSIGMAVATRSIMADLRAGGAQVGGPAPFVKADRSRFLSALDLALVRLKRHG from the coding sequence ATGACCAGTCCCGATGATGCCACGCCGATCCGCCTGCTTGTTGATGCCGATGCCTGTCCGGTGCGCGAGGAGTGCGTCAAGGTGGCGCTGCGCCATGGCATCAAGGTGACCTTCGTCTCCAACAGCTTCTTCCGGATCGAGACCGAACCGCTGGTCGAGCGCGAAATCGTGCCGGGCAATTTCGATGCCGCCGATGACCGCATCGTCGAACACGTGACCAGGCGGTCGGTGGTGGTGACCGCCGACATCCTGCTGGCCGAGCGCTGTCTGAAGGCCGAGGCGGCGGCGGTGATGAGCCATACCGGCAAGGCATTCACGCATGATTCCATCGGCATGGCCGTTGCCACCCGCTCGATCATGGCCGACCTGCGAGCCGGCGGCGCCCAGGTCGGCGGCCCGGCCCCCTTCGTCAAGGCCGACAGGTCACGCTTCCTGTCGGCGCTGGACCTGGCACTGGTGCGGCTGAAGCGCCACGGCTAG
- a CDS encoding ABC transporter ATP-binding protein has translation MVATMIAAQALGFRHSDTSPWLFENLSFSLQPGQTLALLGRNGRGKTTLLKCLAELIRPTAGTISSDGPLGYVPQHFVTPFAYSVFDVVLMGRARHIGMFSNPSAQDRLRTAEVLELVGLSAFSGRAIGTLSGGERQLALIARALASEADILLLDEPASALDFHNQALVLSMLRRLSAQRGLTILMTTHEPTHALQIADRAVFLYGSGKVEEGAIDMMCTEEKLSELYSLSMKRLDYPTGGTTSSNIVADYASMDR, from the coding sequence ATGGTAGCCACGATGATTGCCGCGCAGGCCCTGGGGTTTCGCCATTCCGACACATCACCCTGGTTGTTTGAGAACCTGTCCTTCTCGCTGCAGCCCGGACAGACGCTGGCCTTGCTGGGACGCAACGGCCGCGGAAAGACCACCTTGCTCAAATGCCTGGCCGAGCTGATCAGGCCGACGGCCGGAACGATTAGCTCAGATGGGCCGCTGGGCTATGTGCCGCAGCATTTCGTCACCCCCTTTGCCTATAGCGTGTTCGACGTGGTGCTGATGGGTCGCGCCCGCCATATCGGCATGTTTTCCAATCCATCGGCACAGGACCGGCTGCGCACGGCGGAGGTGCTGGAACTGGTCGGGCTGTCGGCTTTTTCCGGGCGCGCCATCGGCACGCTGTCGGGCGGCGAGCGGCAACTGGCGCTGATCGCCCGGGCGCTGGCCTCGGAGGCGGATATCCTGCTGCTCGACGAACCCGCCTCGGCGCTGGACTTTCACAACCAGGCGCTGGTGCTGTCGATGCTGCGGCGGCTCTCGGCGCAACGCGGTCTGACAATCCTGATGACCACCCATGAGCCCACCCATGCGCTGCAGATTGCCGACCGGGCGGTATTTCTCTACGGATCGGGCAAGGTGGAGGAAGGCGCCATCGACATGATGTGCACCGAAGAAAAGCTCTCCGAACTCTACAGCCTGTCGATGAAACGGCTGGATTACCCCACTGGCGGCACGACCTCCTCCAACATCGTTGCCGATTACGCGTCAATGGATCGCTGA
- a CDS encoding ABC transporter substrate-binding protein, whose amino-acid sequence MIDSTLLRQRLAGTALGLACLLMAPAIAAADEISVKDSRGQEILVQRPVKSVAIFPLPIPEAMIAIDGGTERLVAINPRAKSALMNGVIGQLFPEIADIRTDLVAPNFIPNVEEILTANPDIVVQWQRKGDERVAPMENGGIKVATVSTESRETRRGYVSMLGQILGKEDRAQSFLDWEDRTVEEISDVLEGADRPKPRIAFIDAMNGNEFVVFGREEAYFQVSGLANVATEAGFTEGSVKVGAESLLTWNPDIVFVNYYNDAIKPADIFEHPVLAGLDAVKNGRVYKTPAIDPATAAGGELAYLWFAKIGYPDLFEADMRTQVADGFKLLYGKDLTATQIDQLMQMDWNGDSAGYAKAFAASN is encoded by the coding sequence GTGATTGATTCAACACTTTTACGCCAGCGCCTCGCTGGAACCGCGCTTGGTCTGGCCTGCCTGCTCATGGCTCCCGCCATTGCCGCTGCCGACGAGATCAGCGTCAAGGATTCCCGTGGCCAGGAAATCCTGGTTCAGCGCCCGGTCAAGAGCGTCGCGATTTTCCCATTGCCGATCCCCGAGGCGATGATTGCAATTGACGGCGGCACGGAGCGTCTGGTGGCGATCAATCCGCGGGCGAAATCAGCGCTGATGAACGGCGTCATCGGGCAGCTTTTCCCCGAAATTGCCGATATCCGTACCGATCTGGTCGCGCCGAATTTCATTCCCAATGTCGAGGAAATCCTCACCGCCAATCCCGATATCGTCGTGCAGTGGCAGCGCAAGGGCGATGAGCGCGTCGCTCCGATGGAAAATGGCGGCATCAAGGTGGCCACGGTCAGCACCGAATCCCGCGAAACCCGCCGTGGCTATGTCTCCATGCTCGGCCAGATCCTGGGCAAGGAAGACCGCGCGCAGAGCTTCCTGGACTGGGAAGACCGGACCGTCGAAGAAATTTCAGACGTGCTGGAGGGCGCCGACCGGCCGAAGCCGCGCATTGCCTTCATCGATGCCATGAACGGCAATGAATTCGTGGTCTTCGGGCGCGAAGAGGCCTATTTCCAGGTTTCCGGTCTCGCCAATGTCGCCACCGAGGCCGGCTTCACCGAAGGCTCGGTCAAGGTCGGCGCCGAGTCGCTGCTGACCTGGAACCCGGACATCGTCTTCGTCAATTACTACAATGACGCGATCAAGCCGGCTGACATTTTCGAGCACCCGGTTCTGGCCGGGCTCGACGCGGTCAAGAACGGCCGGGTCTACAAGACACCGGCGATCGACCCTGCGACGGCGGCCGGCGGCGAGCTGGCCTATCTCTGGTTTGCGAAGATCGGCTACCCGGATCTCTTCGAGGCCGACATGCGCACCCAGGTCGCCGATGGCTTCAAGCTGCTCTACGGCAAGGACCTGACGGCAACGCAGATCGACCAGCTCATGCAGATGGACTGGAACGGCGACAGCGCCGGATATGCCAAAGCCTTCGCGGCCTCCAACTGA
- a CDS encoding LysR family transcriptional regulator, whose translation MAYVDMLRTFVRVYELGSMSAAARDLRVSAAVSSSRISDLEKSLGVRLFNRTTRSLRATAHGELFYKGAIKILDTIREVEGGIAEITANPKGTLFVSAPLAMGKILVAPLIPAFKTEYPDINVRLRLSDRKVDIAQEGLDAAFVLGPLPDSDLRVRAIHDFERVLVASPDYIAQYGMPRDGDEIISNKHKCLLLRYPGATEFYWNLVVDGEIRGFHPEGSLESDDGDVLTAWALAGCGIASKTRYNVAAELDAGTLVEVAPATPPTPQPFSCLYPHKRLQDPKVKLFIDHVIKGIRTEIDRAAAATSSGKI comes from the coding sequence ATGGCCTATGTGGACATGCTCAGGACATTTGTGCGCGTGTATGAGCTGGGCAGCATGTCGGCCGCGGCGCGGGATCTGCGGGTGTCGGCCGCAGTCTCGTCGAGCCGAATCTCGGATCTCGAAAAAAGCCTCGGCGTGCGGCTGTTCAACCGCACCACCCGCAGCCTGCGCGCCACCGCGCATGGCGAGTTGTTCTACAAGGGCGCGATCAAGATCCTCGACACCATCCGCGAAGTCGAGGGCGGCATTGCCGAAATTACCGCCAATCCGAAAGGCACGCTGTTTGTTTCCGCGCCACTGGCCATGGGCAAGATACTGGTGGCGCCGCTGATTCCGGCTTTCAAGACCGAGTATCCCGATATCAATGTCCGGCTGCGGCTGTCGGACCGCAAGGTCGACATTGCCCAGGAGGGACTCGACGCCGCCTTCGTGCTCGGGCCGCTGCCCGATTCCGACCTGCGGGTGCGGGCCATCCATGATTTCGAGCGCGTGCTGGTGGCCTCTCCCGACTACATCGCGCAATACGGCATGCCCAGGGACGGCGACGAGATCATCTCGAACAAGCACAAATGCCTGTTGCTGCGCTATCCCGGCGCAACCGAGTTCTACTGGAATCTGGTGGTCGATGGCGAGATCCGCGGCTTTCACCCCGAGGGCTCGCTGGAAAGCGACGACGGCGATGTGCTGACGGCCTGGGCGCTTGCCGGGTGCGGCATTGCCAGCAAGACCCGCTACAATGTTGCAGCCGAGCTCGATGCCGGCACGCTGGTGGAAGTCGCACCTGCCACGCCGCCCACACCGCAACCGTTTTCCTGCCTGTATCCGCACAAGCGGCTGCAGGACCCGAAGGTGAAACTGTTCATCGATCACGTCATCAAGGGTATCCGCACCGAGATAGACCGGGCCGCTGCTGCAACATCTTCCGGAAAAATTTGA
- a CDS encoding VOC family protein, with the protein MSRPPISHSIVFTYTDDLDRGSRFFREVMELDFVVDQGACHIYRLTPLSYIGVCNLPDRPQGTAGVTLTIVSPDVDGWRDFLEAKGVRYVSGPEHSAEFGVYSSLFHSPDGYRVEIQSFDDPDWDQGRLA; encoded by the coding sequence ATGTCCAGACCGCCGATCAGCCATTCCATCGTCTTCACCTATACCGACGACCTCGACCGCGGTTCGCGGTTTTTCCGCGAGGTGATGGAGCTCGACTTCGTGGTCGACCAGGGCGCCTGCCACATCTACCGGCTGACACCGCTGAGCTATATCGGCGTGTGCAATCTGCCCGACCGGCCGCAGGGCACGGCCGGCGTGACGCTGACCATCGTGTCACCCGATGTCGATGGCTGGCGCGACTTTCTCGAGGCCAAGGGCGTGCGATATGTCAGCGGGCCGGAGCACAGTGCCGAATTCGGCGTCTACAGCTCGCTGTTTCATTCGCCCGACGGCTATCGCGTGGAAATCCAGAGTTTCGACGATCCCGACTGGGACCAGGGCCGTCTCGCCTGA
- a CDS encoding FecCD family ABC transporter permease: MAAGTGSEVMPAEAGEAQSGHAVLTMAAMVVVLLLTVIASLSIGRYTISLADLGTLAASWAGIGPGRDGVAEPVWRIVELVRVPRMLIGAFVGAGLALSGAVLQGVFRNPLVDPHVIGVSSGAAFGGVLAILIGAGAVALWSMAFACGLLALLLVVVMSRKAGHSSILMLVLSGVVVSALFSAFVSLATYLADPNDTLPAIVFWLMGSFASATPERALYMVPIVTAFAIPLLLMRFRINILSLGDEEAKALGLNVQSTRWLALCCVTGITAASVANSGIVGWVGLVVPHFARALVGPDHRRLLPASALMGASFMLVVDTMARSIVPAEIPLGVLTAIVGAPVFMLLLHRTRSEAW, encoded by the coding sequence ATGGCGGCCGGGACCGGGAGCGAAGTCATGCCGGCAGAGGCCGGCGAAGCGCAGTCCGGCCATGCGGTGCTGACGATGGCGGCGATGGTCGTGGTTCTGCTTCTGACCGTCATCGCCTCGCTGTCGATCGGCCGCTACACGATCAGCCTTGCAGATCTCGGCACGCTGGCGGCAAGCTGGGCCGGCATCGGCCCGGGCCGCGACGGCGTCGCCGAGCCGGTGTGGCGCATTGTCGAACTGGTGCGGGTGCCGCGCATGCTGATCGGCGCCTTTGTCGGCGCCGGGCTGGCGCTTTCGGGCGCAGTGCTGCAGGGCGTCTTCCGCAATCCACTGGTTGATCCGCATGTCATCGGCGTCTCGTCGGGGGCAGCCTTTGGCGGTGTGCTGGCGATCCTGATCGGGGCCGGCGCGGTCGCACTCTGGTCGATGGCATTCGCCTGCGGGTTGCTTGCGCTGCTGCTCGTGGTTGTCATGAGCCGCAAGGCCGGCCATTCCTCGATCCTGATGCTGGTTCTCTCGGGCGTCGTGGTGTCGGCGCTGTTCTCGGCCTTCGTCTCGCTGGCAACCTATCTCGCCGATCCCAATGACACGCTGCCCGCCATCGTGTTCTGGCTGATGGGCTCCTTTGCCAGCGCCACGCCGGAGCGGGCGCTCTACATGGTTCCGATCGTCACGGCGTTCGCCATTCCGCTGCTCTTGATGCGGTTCCGCATCAACATCCTGTCGCTGGGAGACGAAGAGGCCAAGGCGCTGGGGCTGAATGTGCAGTCGACCCGGTGGCTGGCGCTTTGCTGCGTCACCGGCATCACCGCCGCCAGTGTTGCCAATTCCGGTATCGTCGGATGGGTAGGCCTCGTGGTGCCGCATTTTGCCCGTGCTCTTGTCGGCCCGGACCATCGCCGCCTGCTGCCGGCATCGGCGCTGATGGGGGCGAGTTTCATGCTGGTGGTGGACACGATGGCGCGATCGATCGTCCCGGCCGAGATCCCCCTGGGGGTTCTGACGGCGATTGTCGGCGCGCCGGTCTTCATGCTGCTGTTGCACAGAACCCGGAGCGAGGCATGGTAG
- a CDS encoding uracil-xanthine permease family protein, with product MADTSLGTPEQLRDPDYTPPLAKAIPLGIQHVLAMFVSNVTPAIIVAGAAGIGFGSDQGALGFPDMTYMIQMSLLFAGIATLLQTIGMGPVGARLPIVQGTSFAFVPIMIPAVAGLGTAGLAGLMTGVMIGGLFHFCLGFVVGRIRYALPPMVTGLIVLMIGLALVKVGVQYAAGGVPLMGKPEFGSLAMWIPALVVIVVTLAIKFFTRGFAAVAAVLIGIIAGYIVALLMGQVSFSNLARASYFAPPIPFKWGFEFNFAIVLGMCFMAIVSAIETVGDTSGITKGGAGREATDKEIGGATFADGLGTAVAGVFGGLPNTSFSQNVGLIAMTGVMSRHVVTIGALFLIICGFIPKIGAIINTVPINVLGGGVIVMFGMVCAAGVNMLSDVNWNRRNMVIFATALSISLGLQLVPEALQHLGKTAQILLTSGLLPAAVISIVLNLLLPENLDD from the coding sequence ATGGCTGACACTTCGCTTGGAACTCCGGAACAATTGCGGGATCCCGACTACACACCACCGCTGGCCAAGGCGATCCCGCTGGGCATCCAACATGTGCTGGCCATGTTTGTGTCCAATGTGACCCCGGCGATCATTGTTGCCGGCGCCGCTGGCATCGGCTTCGGCTCGGACCAGGGTGCCTTGGGCTTTCCCGACATGACCTACATGATCCAGATGTCGCTGCTGTTTGCCGGCATCGCCACGCTGCTGCAGACCATCGGCATGGGGCCGGTCGGCGCGCGGCTGCCGATCGTCCAGGGCACCAGCTTCGCTTTCGTCCCGATCATGATTCCTGCCGTCGCCGGGCTGGGCACGGCCGGTCTGGCAGGCCTGATGACCGGCGTGATGATCGGCGGGCTGTTTCACTTCTGTCTCGGCTTCGTGGTCGGGCGCATTCGCTACGCGCTGCCGCCGATGGTCACCGGTCTGATCGTGCTGATGATCGGCCTGGCGCTGGTCAAGGTCGGGGTGCAATATGCCGCCGGCGGCGTTCCGCTAATGGGCAAGCCCGAATTCGGCAGCCTGGCCATGTGGATCCCGGCACTGGTGGTGATCGTCGTCACACTCGCGATCAAATTCTTCACCCGCGGCTTTGCCGCCGTCGCCGCGGTGCTGATCGGCATCATCGCCGGCTATATCGTCGCGTTGCTGATGGGCCAGGTGAGTTTTTCCAATCTGGCGCGGGCGAGCTATTTCGCACCGCCGATTCCGTTCAAATGGGGCTTTGAGTTCAACTTCGCCATCGTGCTGGGCATGTGCTTCATGGCCATTGTCTCGGCGATCGAAACCGTCGGCGACACCTCGGGCATCACCAAGGGCGGCGCCGGCCGGGAAGCCACCGACAAGGAAATCGGAGGTGCTACCTTTGCCGACGGTCTCGGCACCGCCGTGGCCGGCGTCTTTGGCGGCCTGCCCAACACCTCGTTCTCACAAAATGTCGGCCTGATCGCCATGACCGGGGTAATGAGCCGCCATGTTGTGACCATCGGTGCGCTGTTCTTGATCATCTGCGGCTTCATTCCGAAGATCGGGGCCATTATCAACACCGTGCCGATCAATGTGCTCGGCGGCGGCGTCATCGTCATGTTCGGCATGGTCTGCGCCGCCGGCGTCAACATGCTGTCCGACGTCAACTGGAACCGGCGCAACATGGTGATCTTCGCCACGGCGCTGTCGATCAGCCTCGGTCTGCAGCTGGTGCCCGAAGCCCTGCAGCACCTGGGCAAGACCGCGCAGATCCTGCTGACCAGCGGCCTGCTGCCCGCAGCCGTGATCTCGATCGTGCTCAATCTGCTGCTGCCGGAAAATCTCGACGACTGA
- the rpe gene encoding ribulose-phosphate 3-epimerase, giving the protein MTRPVLIAPSILSADFSRLGEDIEGVMRAGADWIHLDVMDGHFVPNITFGPGIIKAVRPRTDAVFDCHLMIEPCDPYLEAFAEAGCDIITVHAEATGHLDRSLQAIRALGKKAGVSLNPSTPESVIEYVLDRLDLVLLMTVNPGFGGQAFIPSVIDKVARVKKMIGDRPIQIEIDGGVTPTTAPLVTAAGADVLVAGSAVFKGAGEADWARNIAAIRASV; this is encoded by the coding sequence GTGACCCGTCCCGTGCTGATCGCCCCATCCATCCTGTCTGCGGATTTTTCCCGCCTCGGCGAGGACATCGAAGGCGTCATGCGCGCCGGCGCCGACTGGATCCATCTTGACGTGATGGACGGCCATTTCGTCCCCAACATCACCTTCGGCCCCGGCATCATCAAGGCGGTGCGGCCCCGCACCGATGCGGTGTTCGATTGCCATCTGATGATCGAGCCCTGCGATCCCTATCTGGAAGCCTTTGCCGAGGCCGGCTGCGACATCATCACGGTGCATGCCGAAGCCACCGGGCATCTCGACCGCTCGCTGCAGGCGATCCGCGCGCTCGGCAAGAAGGCCGGCGTGTCGCTCAACCCGTCCACGCCGGAAAGCGTCATCGAATATGTGCTCGACCGGCTGGACCTGGTGCTTTTGATGACGGTCAATCCCGGCTTTGGTGGTCAGGCCTTCATTCCGTCGGTGATCGACAAGGTGGCACGGGTCAAGAAGATGATCGGCGATCGCCCGATCCAGATCGAGATCGACGGGGGCGTCACGCCAACGACTGCGCCGCTGGTCACCGCCGCCGGCGCCGATGTGCTGGTTGCCGGATCGGCCGTCTTCAAGGGCGCGGGCGAAGCCGACTGGGCCAGGAACATTGCGGCCATTCGGGCCTCTGTGTAA